A window of the Pangasianodon hypophthalmus isolate fPanHyp1 chromosome 12, fPanHyp1.pri, whole genome shotgun sequence genome harbors these coding sequences:
- the snx11 gene encoding sorting nexin-11 isoform X2, translating to MCSFTIGRMIKSQGDEFITVRVQDPRVMNEGSWNSYVDFKIFLHTNSKAFTAKTSCVRRRYSEFVWLKRKLQKNAGLVPVPDLPGRSFIHFNNTDFIEKRRMGLQSFLDKVVHMTVCLSDSQLHLFLQTQLPVGHIQDCVNGHTPYSVTDAILTYASSNRGWAQEEGGGPLEPCPTPISYESIESPSPNVPSLQHEEGAVDEPDLNSVDLRLQEDNTTIHNADHRDGQEGRVQDGESCGQLEVEVHQHGPILDTQNTKEGSDISILDERTQIHDNTKDTNANGLGYVVLQAPTAADKSQPNHVASNKKLVNFFF from the exons ATGTGCTCATTCACAATTGGCAGGATGATCAAAAGTCAAGGAGAT GAATTTATTACTGTGAGAGTTCAGGATCCTCGGGTGATGAATGAGGGATCATGGAACTCGTATGTGGACTTCAAGATTTTTCTTCAT ACCAACAGCAAGGCTTTCACAGCTAAAACCTCCTGTGTGCGTCGGCGATATAGTGAGTTTGTGTGGCTGAAGAGGAAACTGCAGAAGAATGCTGGTCTGGT ACCTGTTCCTGACCTGCCCGGAAGGTCTTTCATCCACTTTAACAACACAGACTTCATTGAAAAGAGGAGAATGGGTTTACAGAGCTTCCTGGACAA GGTGGTGCACATGACAGTCTGCCTGTCCGACAGCCAGCTCCATCTGTTTCTGCAGACTCAGCTTCCTGTTGGTCACATTCAAGATTGCGTGAATGGTCACACTCCTTACAGCGTGACTGATGCCATTCTAACTTACGCCTCGTCCAATCGTGGCTGGGCTCAGGAGGAAGGAGGTGGGCCACTGGAGCCATGCCCAACACCAATTTCTTATGAATCAATTGAGAG CCCCTCTCCAAACGTGCCCTCTTTACAACATGAAGAGGGAGCTGTAGATGAGCCTGACCTAAACTCTGTTGATTTACGATTGCAAGAAGACAACACAACTATACATAATGCAGATCATAGAGATGGCCAAGAAGGAAGAGTACAGGATGGGGAGAGTTGTGGACAACTGGAGGTGGAGGTCCATCAGCATGGTCCTATTTTGGACACGCAAAACACTAAAGAAGGAAGTGATATCAGTATATTAGATGAGCGAACACAAATACACGACAACACCAAGGACACCAATGCTAATGGACTTGGATATGTGGTCTTGCAGGCACCCACTGCAGCAGATAAGTCTCAGCCAAACCATGTAGCTAGTAATAAAAAATTGgtcaacttttttttctaa
- the snx11 gene encoding sorting nexin-11 isoform X1 has protein sequence MFNEVDLERGFSLGGFIRRLVKLLNLWQTHDTKSCICHMCSFTIGRMIKSQGDEFITVRVQDPRVMNEGSWNSYVDFKIFLHTNSKAFTAKTSCVRRRYSEFVWLKRKLQKNAGLVPVPDLPGRSFIHFNNTDFIEKRRMGLQSFLDKVVHMTVCLSDSQLHLFLQTQLPVGHIQDCVNGHTPYSVTDAILTYASSNRGWAQEEGGGPLEPCPTPISYESIESPSPNVPSLQHEEGAVDEPDLNSVDLRLQEDNTTIHNADHRDGQEGRVQDGESCGQLEVEVHQHGPILDTQNTKEGSDISILDERTQIHDNTKDTNANGLGYVVLQAPTAADKSQPNHVASNKKLVNFFF, from the exons ATGTTTAATGAGGTAGACCTAGAAAGGGGTTTTTCCCTTGGTGGATTCATTAGGAGACTGGTTAAGCTCCTCAACCTTTGGCAAACTCATGACACAAAAAGTTGCAT ATGTCATATGTGCTCATTCACAATTGGCAGGATGATCAAAAGTCAAGGAGAT GAATTTATTACTGTGAGAGTTCAGGATCCTCGGGTGATGAATGAGGGATCATGGAACTCGTATGTGGACTTCAAGATTTTTCTTCAT ACCAACAGCAAGGCTTTCACAGCTAAAACCTCCTGTGTGCGTCGGCGATATAGTGAGTTTGTGTGGCTGAAGAGGAAACTGCAGAAGAATGCTGGTCTGGT ACCTGTTCCTGACCTGCCCGGAAGGTCTTTCATCCACTTTAACAACACAGACTTCATTGAAAAGAGGAGAATGGGTTTACAGAGCTTCCTGGACAA GGTGGTGCACATGACAGTCTGCCTGTCCGACAGCCAGCTCCATCTGTTTCTGCAGACTCAGCTTCCTGTTGGTCACATTCAAGATTGCGTGAATGGTCACACTCCTTACAGCGTGACTGATGCCATTCTAACTTACGCCTCGTCCAATCGTGGCTGGGCTCAGGAGGAAGGAGGTGGGCCACTGGAGCCATGCCCAACACCAATTTCTTATGAATCAATTGAGAG CCCCTCTCCAAACGTGCCCTCTTTACAACATGAAGAGGGAGCTGTAGATGAGCCTGACCTAAACTCTGTTGATTTACGATTGCAAGAAGACAACACAACTATACATAATGCAGATCATAGAGATGGCCAAGAAGGAAGAGTACAGGATGGGGAGAGTTGTGGACAACTGGAGGTGGAGGTCCATCAGCATGGTCCTATTTTGGACACGCAAAACACTAAAGAAGGAAGTGATATCAGTATATTAGATGAGCGAACACAAATACACGACAACACCAAGGACACCAATGCTAATGGACTTGGATATGTGGTCTTGCAGGCACCCACTGCAGCAGATAAGTCTCAGCCAAACCATGTAGCTAGTAATAAAAAATTGgtcaacttttttttctaa
- the si:dkey-220f10.4 gene encoding tubby protein homolog isoform X1, giving the protein MEDREIWQQKLDKQRTLLMKKQQKRRANIQMITANHDARPKNRRQKSAAEDTALLISQSQSNTSLNDTQPEQGYDNMLEEINLDEMTVSSPMIPEDTMPPVPPMIKTIDLDTDNQTTPKHIPNTPNQSEEKKSTKKIVKKTQAKLPEHDAGEGQEKQDKKTLKKKEKNKTEKVQTVETDSVVEFNIMEENKTEIESEDEQKGWSKSPVPPTPKKKQLLSASAHLNDSEDETEVKENKKENPKTQKKPPKPMKNDYDLASLNSNYRRFSSESDSSDMGKSSPVSLEDLEQFALRPAPRDVTIQCRITRDRRGMERGIYPTYYLHMEKEDGKKVFLMAGRKRKKSTTSNYLISIDPTDLSRDTSNYIGKLRSNVLGTKFTVYDNGENPDRKPFVKETESLRRELAAICYEKNVLGFKGPRKMTVIIPGMQENDERVCIRPKTELESLLTRYENGNKENLVCLVNKSPTWNEQTQSYVLNFHGRVTQASVKNFQIVHPDNEDYIVMQFGRVAEDVFSMDYSFPLCALQAFAITLSSFDGKLACE; this is encoded by the exons atggaggACCGTGAGATATGGCAACAGAAGCTTGACAAACAG CGAACACTTTTGATGAAGAAGCAGCAAAAAAGAAGAGCTAATATTCAGATGATTACGGCAAATCATGATGCTCGACCAAAGAACCGTAGGCAGAAATCTGCAGCTGAAGACACAGCTCTGTTAATCAGTCAGTCTCAAAGCAACACCTCCTTAAATG ACACTCAGCCAGAGCAGGGCTATGATAACATGCTTGAAGAGATCAATCTTGATGAAATGACCGTTTCATCTCCAATGATACCAGAGGACACAATGCCACCGGTTCCACCTATGATTAAGACAATTGACCTGGATACAGATAATCAAACAACTCCCAAACACATACCAAACACACCCAATCAAtcagaggagaagaaaagtACGAAAAAAATTGTTAAGAAGACTCAAGCTAAAT tgCCTGAGCATGATGCTGGAGAAGGACAAGAAAAGCAAGACAAGAAAACAttgaagaaaaaggaaaagaacaaGACAGAGAAAGTGCAAA CAGTTGAGACTGATTCAGTGGTGGAGTTCAACATTATGGaggaaaacaaaactgaaatagAGAGTGAGGATGAACAAAAAGGCTGGTCAAAGAGTCCAGTGCCTCCTAcaccaaagaaaaaacaacttttatctGCTT CAGCACATCTAAATGACTCTGAAGATGAAACAGAAGTCAAGGAGAATAAGAaggaaaatccaaaaacacagaaaaagccCCCAAAACCTATGAAGAATGATTATGATCTTGCTTCATTAAATTCTAACTATAGACGGTTCTCTTCAGAAAGTGACTCATCAGACATGGGAAAG TCCTCACCAGTGTCTTTAGAGGATCTAGAACAGTTTGCTCTTCGTCCTGCGCCAAGAGATGTGACTATTCAGTGTAGAATCACCAGAGACAGGAGAGGAATGGAAAGAGGAATCTATCCTACATATTACCTCCACATGGAGAAAGAGGATGGGAAGAAA GTCTTTCTCATGGCTGGAAGAAAACGTAAGAAGAGTACAACTTCAAATTATCTGATCTCCATTGATCCTACTGATTTATCCCGAGATACAAGCAACTATATAGGAAAACTAAg gTCAAATGTTTTAGGGACTAAATTCACTGTATACGATAATGGAGAGAATCCAGACAGGAAGCCATTTGTAAAGGAGACCGAATCACTTCGACGAGAGCTTGCAGCAATATGTTAT gaaaaaaatgtgctggGTTTTAAAGGCCCCAGAAAAATGACAGTGATCATTCCTGGCATGCAGGAGAATGATGAAAGAGTCTGTATTCGTCCAAAAACT GAGCTTGAATCTCTTCTCACTCGTTATGAAAATGGTAACAAAGAGAATTTAGTTTGCCTTGTGAACAAATCACCGACCTGGAATGAGCAGACGCAGTCTTATGTGCTCAACTTCCATGGACGTGTTACACAGGCATCTGTCAAGAACTTTCAGATTGTTCATCCTGACAATG AGGACTACATTGTTATGCAGTTTGGAAGGGTGGCAGAAGATGTGTTCTCCATGGACTACAGCTTTCCCTTGTGTGCACTACAAGCTTTTGCCATCACTTTGTCCTCATTTGATGGCAAACTTGCTtgtgaataa
- the si:dkey-220f10.4 gene encoding tubby protein homolog isoform X2 has translation MEDREIWQQKLDKQRTLLMKKQQKRRANIQMITANHDARPKNRRQKSAAEDTALLISQSQSNTSLNDTQPEQGYDNMLEEINLDEMTVSSPMIPEDTMPPVPPMIKTIDLDTDNQTTPKHIPNTPNQSEEKKSTKKIVKKTQAKLPEHDAGEGQEKQDKKTLKKKEKNKTEKVQTVETDSVVEFNIMEENKTEIESEDEQKGWSKSPVPPTPKKKQLLSASHLNDSEDETEVKENKKENPKTQKKPPKPMKNDYDLASLNSNYRRFSSESDSSDMGKSSPVSLEDLEQFALRPAPRDVTIQCRITRDRRGMERGIYPTYYLHMEKEDGKKVFLMAGRKRKKSTTSNYLISIDPTDLSRDTSNYIGKLRSNVLGTKFTVYDNGENPDRKPFVKETESLRRELAAICYEKNVLGFKGPRKMTVIIPGMQENDERVCIRPKTELESLLTRYENGNKENLVCLVNKSPTWNEQTQSYVLNFHGRVTQASVKNFQIVHPDNEDYIVMQFGRVAEDVFSMDYSFPLCALQAFAITLSSFDGKLACE, from the exons atggaggACCGTGAGATATGGCAACAGAAGCTTGACAAACAG CGAACACTTTTGATGAAGAAGCAGCAAAAAAGAAGAGCTAATATTCAGATGATTACGGCAAATCATGATGCTCGACCAAAGAACCGTAGGCAGAAATCTGCAGCTGAAGACACAGCTCTGTTAATCAGTCAGTCTCAAAGCAACACCTCCTTAAATG ACACTCAGCCAGAGCAGGGCTATGATAACATGCTTGAAGAGATCAATCTTGATGAAATGACCGTTTCATCTCCAATGATACCAGAGGACACAATGCCACCGGTTCCACCTATGATTAAGACAATTGACCTGGATACAGATAATCAAACAACTCCCAAACACATACCAAACACACCCAATCAAtcagaggagaagaaaagtACGAAAAAAATTGTTAAGAAGACTCAAGCTAAAT tgCCTGAGCATGATGCTGGAGAAGGACAAGAAAAGCAAGACAAGAAAACAttgaagaaaaaggaaaagaacaaGACAGAGAAAGTGCAAA CAGTTGAGACTGATTCAGTGGTGGAGTTCAACATTATGGaggaaaacaaaactgaaatagAGAGTGAGGATGAACAAAAAGGCTGGTCAAAGAGTCCAGTGCCTCCTAcaccaaagaaaaaacaacttttatctGCTT CACATCTAAATGACTCTGAAGATGAAACAGAAGTCAAGGAGAATAAGAaggaaaatccaaaaacacagaaaaagccCCCAAAACCTATGAAGAATGATTATGATCTTGCTTCATTAAATTCTAACTATAGACGGTTCTCTTCAGAAAGTGACTCATCAGACATGGGAAAG TCCTCACCAGTGTCTTTAGAGGATCTAGAACAGTTTGCTCTTCGTCCTGCGCCAAGAGATGTGACTATTCAGTGTAGAATCACCAGAGACAGGAGAGGAATGGAAAGAGGAATCTATCCTACATATTACCTCCACATGGAGAAAGAGGATGGGAAGAAA GTCTTTCTCATGGCTGGAAGAAAACGTAAGAAGAGTACAACTTCAAATTATCTGATCTCCATTGATCCTACTGATTTATCCCGAGATACAAGCAACTATATAGGAAAACTAAg gTCAAATGTTTTAGGGACTAAATTCACTGTATACGATAATGGAGAGAATCCAGACAGGAAGCCATTTGTAAAGGAGACCGAATCACTTCGACGAGAGCTTGCAGCAATATGTTAT gaaaaaaatgtgctggGTTTTAAAGGCCCCAGAAAAATGACAGTGATCATTCCTGGCATGCAGGAGAATGATGAAAGAGTCTGTATTCGTCCAAAAACT GAGCTTGAATCTCTTCTCACTCGTTATGAAAATGGTAACAAAGAGAATTTAGTTTGCCTTGTGAACAAATCACCGACCTGGAATGAGCAGACGCAGTCTTATGTGCTCAACTTCCATGGACGTGTTACACAGGCATCTGTCAAGAACTTTCAGATTGTTCATCCTGACAATG AGGACTACATTGTTATGCAGTTTGGAAGGGTGGCAGAAGATGTGTTCTCCATGGACTACAGCTTTCCCTTGTGTGCACTACAAGCTTTTGCCATCACTTTGTCCTCATTTGATGGCAAACTTGCTtgtgaataa
- the si:dkey-220f10.4 gene encoding tubby protein homolog isoform X3, with protein sequence MEDREIWQQKLDKQRTLLMKKQQKRRANIQMITANHDARPKNRRQKSAAEDTALLISQSQSNTSLNDTQPEQGYDNMLEEINLDEMTVSSPMIPEDTMPPVPPMIKTIDLDTDNQTTPKHIPNTPNQSEEKKSTKKIVKKTQAKLPEHDAGEGQEKQDKKTLKKKEKNKTEKVQIETDSVVEFNIMEENKTEIESEDEQKGWSKSPVPPTPKKKQLLSASAHLNDSEDETEVKENKKENPKTQKKPPKPMKNDYDLASLNSNYRRFSSESDSSDMGKSSPVSLEDLEQFALRPAPRDVTIQCRITRDRRGMERGIYPTYYLHMEKEDGKKVFLMAGRKRKKSTTSNYLISIDPTDLSRDTSNYIGKLRSNVLGTKFTVYDNGENPDRKPFVKETESLRRELAAICYEKNVLGFKGPRKMTVIIPGMQENDERVCIRPKTELESLLTRYENGNKENLVCLVNKSPTWNEQTQSYVLNFHGRVTQASVKNFQIVHPDNEDYIVMQFGRVAEDVFSMDYSFPLCALQAFAITLSSFDGKLACE encoded by the exons atggaggACCGTGAGATATGGCAACAGAAGCTTGACAAACAG CGAACACTTTTGATGAAGAAGCAGCAAAAAAGAAGAGCTAATATTCAGATGATTACGGCAAATCATGATGCTCGACCAAAGAACCGTAGGCAGAAATCTGCAGCTGAAGACACAGCTCTGTTAATCAGTCAGTCTCAAAGCAACACCTCCTTAAATG ACACTCAGCCAGAGCAGGGCTATGATAACATGCTTGAAGAGATCAATCTTGATGAAATGACCGTTTCATCTCCAATGATACCAGAGGACACAATGCCACCGGTTCCACCTATGATTAAGACAATTGACCTGGATACAGATAATCAAACAACTCCCAAACACATACCAAACACACCCAATCAAtcagaggagaagaaaagtACGAAAAAAATTGTTAAGAAGACTCAAGCTAAAT tgCCTGAGCATGATGCTGGAGAAGGACAAGAAAAGCAAGACAAGAAAACAttgaagaaaaaggaaaagaacaaGACAGAGAAAGTGCAAA TTGAGACTGATTCAGTGGTGGAGTTCAACATTATGGaggaaaacaaaactgaaatagAGAGTGAGGATGAACAAAAAGGCTGGTCAAAGAGTCCAGTGCCTCCTAcaccaaagaaaaaacaacttttatctGCTT CAGCACATCTAAATGACTCTGAAGATGAAACAGAAGTCAAGGAGAATAAGAaggaaaatccaaaaacacagaaaaagccCCCAAAACCTATGAAGAATGATTATGATCTTGCTTCATTAAATTCTAACTATAGACGGTTCTCTTCAGAAAGTGACTCATCAGACATGGGAAAG TCCTCACCAGTGTCTTTAGAGGATCTAGAACAGTTTGCTCTTCGTCCTGCGCCAAGAGATGTGACTATTCAGTGTAGAATCACCAGAGACAGGAGAGGAATGGAAAGAGGAATCTATCCTACATATTACCTCCACATGGAGAAAGAGGATGGGAAGAAA GTCTTTCTCATGGCTGGAAGAAAACGTAAGAAGAGTACAACTTCAAATTATCTGATCTCCATTGATCCTACTGATTTATCCCGAGATACAAGCAACTATATAGGAAAACTAAg gTCAAATGTTTTAGGGACTAAATTCACTGTATACGATAATGGAGAGAATCCAGACAGGAAGCCATTTGTAAAGGAGACCGAATCACTTCGACGAGAGCTTGCAGCAATATGTTAT gaaaaaaatgtgctggGTTTTAAAGGCCCCAGAAAAATGACAGTGATCATTCCTGGCATGCAGGAGAATGATGAAAGAGTCTGTATTCGTCCAAAAACT GAGCTTGAATCTCTTCTCACTCGTTATGAAAATGGTAACAAAGAGAATTTAGTTTGCCTTGTGAACAAATCACCGACCTGGAATGAGCAGACGCAGTCTTATGTGCTCAACTTCCATGGACGTGTTACACAGGCATCTGTCAAGAACTTTCAGATTGTTCATCCTGACAATG AGGACTACATTGTTATGCAGTTTGGAAGGGTGGCAGAAGATGTGTTCTCCATGGACTACAGCTTTCCCTTGTGTGCACTACAAGCTTTTGCCATCACTTTGTCCTCATTTGATGGCAAACTTGCTtgtgaataa
- the stx4 gene encoding syntaxin-4, which translates to MRDRTKELGNPADGSDEDDEGTALMIKPGTGTSMKEDRENESFFRKVHDIREGLETLKKKVSELENKQKTVLGVALPEESMKKELQTIRDEIKVLASQIQKKLKNIEIKKPDEDGKYVPINLRMQRTQHAVLSRDFIELMGYCNTIQAQYRDRNVERIQRQLKITGSNVTDEQLESMLESGQTDVFTQNILIDAQATRQALNEIESRHDEILKLEKSIRDLHEMFQYLAMEVEAQGEMVNRIENNIVNSSNYVVKAVEDTKAAVVSQNKARKKKIWIAVCILILLLIIIIALAVSLS; encoded by the exons ATGCGCGACCGAACCAAAGAACTGGGAAAT CCTGCAGATGGCtcggatgaagatgatgaaggcACAGCACTCATGATCAAACCAGGCACAGGGACCTCCATGAAGGAGGACCGAGAGAATGAGTCTTTCTTTCGGAAG GTCCATGACATTCGAGAGGGGCTTGAAACTCTTAAGAAGAAAGTATCTGAACTggagaacaaacaaaaaacagttttagGTGTAGCACTTCCAGAGGAAA GTATGAAAAAGGAACTTCAGACTATAAGGGATGAGATCAAAGTATTAGCTAGCCAAATCCAGAAGAAACTGAAGA ATATTGAAATCAAGAAACCCGACGAAGATGGGAAATATGTTCCAATAAACTTAAGAATGCAAAGAACACAG caTGCTGTCCTCTCCCGAGACTTCATTGAGTTGATGGGTTACTGTAACACAATTCAGGCTCAGTACAGAGATAGAAATGTAGAGAGGATACAAAGGCAACTCAAAATCA CTGGCTCTAATGTGACTGATGAACAGTTGGAGTCAATGCTAGAGagtggacagacagatgtgttCACACAAAAT ATCTTAATAGATGCCCAAGCCACCAGGCAGGCACTAAATGAGATTGAGTCACGGCATGATGAGATTCTTAAACTGGAGAAAAGCATCAGAGATCTTCATGAAATGTTTCAGTATCTTGCCATGGAAGTGGAGGCACAG gGGGAAATGGTTAATCGTATAGAGAACAACATAGTTAACTCTTCTAACTATGTAGTGAAGGCTGTTGAAGACACAAAGGCAGCTGTTGTATCACAAAACAAGGCCAGAAAG aaaaaaatctggATTGCagtgtgcattttaattttacttttgaTAATAATCATTGCCCTGGCTGTTAGTTTGAGCTGA